A stretch of Lentibacillus sp. JNUCC-1 DNA encodes these proteins:
- a CDS encoding zinc metallopeptidase yields MEAGKLGGLGIYLVYFAILIIIPLWAQGKVKSTYKKYSKIGYSSQMTGAEVARKILNDNGLFDVEIQETKGMLSDHYDPRKKVVRLSSANYHGRSMAAAAISAHEVGHAIQDAEAYAFLRFRHALVPVANLGSNMSMFLIIGGIFLDMANLILFGVIFMAAAVLFQFVTLPVEFNASSRAMTQLVSTGIITNSEERPTKKVLNAAALTYVAAAVVALMELMRFVLIFVASDD; encoded by the coding sequence ATGGAGGCAGGTAAATTGGGAGGACTAGGGATATATCTTGTATACTTTGCGATATTAATTATTATCCCCTTATGGGCTCAGGGTAAAGTAAAAAGCACCTATAAAAAGTATTCCAAAATCGGGTATTCTTCACAGATGACCGGTGCGGAAGTTGCGCGGAAAATATTAAATGATAACGGTCTGTTCGATGTAGAGATCCAAGAAACAAAGGGAATGCTTTCAGATCACTATGATCCAAGAAAAAAGGTTGTTCGTCTTTCAAGCGCAAACTATCATGGCCGGTCTATGGCCGCTGCTGCGATTTCCGCTCACGAAGTAGGCCACGCTATTCAAGATGCTGAGGCATACGCCTTTCTGCGTTTTAGACATGCGCTTGTGCCAGTTGCCAATCTCGGATCTAATATGTCAATGTTCTTGATTATTGGTGGTATTTTCCTCGATATGGCAAATTTAATTCTCTTCGGTGTTATTTTTATGGCCGCTGCAGTATTGTTTCAGTTTGTCACATTGCCTGTTGAATTTAACGCTTCAAGCCGGGCAATGACACAACTTGTATCTACAGGAATTATTACAAATAGTGAAGAACGTCCGACGAAAAAAGTCTTAAATGCCGCAGCTCTCACCTATGTCGCTGCAGCAGTTGTTGCGTTAATGGAACTGATGAGATTTGTCTTGATATTCGTCGCGAGCGATGATTAA
- a CDS encoding DUF1405 domain-containing protein: MPLKYILTDRRFLIVLFLINLFGTVYGYIWYESQLAITPAIFLPFVPDSPTASLFFTIFLLFFIAGRNIPYIEALAIMSLFKYGIWAVVMNLLTLYVDGSLPWEGYMLIVSHGAMAVQGLLYAPFYRIKLRHFAVAAVWILHNDIIDYVFGMMPIYSKLTDHMNQIGYFTFWLSIATIVVTYFVTLRNEKRGL; this comes from the coding sequence ATGCCGCTTAAATACATCCTTACCGATCGACGTTTTTTGATTGTTTTATTTTTGATCAATTTATTTGGCACCGTTTACGGTTACATATGGTATGAAAGCCAACTAGCGATTACACCGGCTATTTTCCTTCCTTTTGTGCCAGACAGTCCAACTGCCAGTCTCTTCTTTACGATTTTTTTGTTGTTTTTCATTGCTGGCCGAAATATACCTTATATAGAGGCCTTGGCTATTATGTCATTATTTAAATATGGCATATGGGCAGTTGTCATGAATTTGCTGACCTTATATGTAGATGGATCTCTTCCATGGGAAGGCTATATGCTGATTGTGTCCCATGGTGCGATGGCCGTTCAAGGGCTGTTATACGCTCCTTTTTATCGGATTAAATTACGGCATTTTGCGGTTGCGGCAGTCTGGATTTTACATAATGACATTATTGATTATGTGTTCGGTATGATGCCAATATATTCAAAACTGACAGATCACATGAACCAAATTGGCTATTTTACTTTTTGGCTTAGCATTGCCACTATTGTGGTGACATATTTCGTTACGTTAAGAAATGAAAAAAGAGGACTATAA